CGACGAGGGCATCGGGACCACGGCCCCGCCCGCCGGGCAGGCCGTCGCCGCGACCCTGCACGGGCGGGCCGTCACCACCACCAGCCGACTGCCCCACCCCATGGTCGCGGCCACCGCCGCCACCATCGCGATCGGCCTCGCCTTCACCGTCTTCGCCGGCCCGCTCACCGCCTACACCGACCGCACGGCCGCCGAACTCCTCCAGCGGGCCCCCTACGTCCAGGAGGTGCTGGGCCGGTGAAACGTGTTCTGGGCTTCTCCTTCCGCAACGCCGACCTGCCGCCCCTGAGCTTCGAGTTCGGCACGCGCCGGCAGCGGGTGCTCGACCTGCCGCTGATCGCCTGGCTCACCGTCATCTGGGTGCTGCTCTGGTCCACCCTCACCTGGGCCAACGTCCTGACCGGCCTGGTCGTCTCGGTCGCCGTCTGCCTCGCCTTCCCGCTGCCCAGGGTCGACCTCGGGCTGCGGCTCCACCCCTGGGGCATCATCTGCCTGGCGGGCTATCTCTTCCACGACATGTACACCTCGGGGGTGAAGGTCACCCGGCAGACCTTCTTCGGCCTGCCGCACCGGGCCGCCGTCATCGGCGTCCCCCTGCGCTGCCGCAGCGACCTGATGCTCGCCGCCACCGCCGTCGCCGTCTCCAACGTCCCCGGCGGCTCGATCATCGAGGTCCGCCGGGCCACCGCCACGGTCTTCCTGCACGTCCTGGACGCCGACCTGCCCGAGGAGCTCGAAGCCGCCCGCCGCAAGGTGTGGCGGATGGAGGAGCTGACCGTACGGGCCTTCGGCACCCGTGACGAGATCGCCCGGGTCGCCGAACCTCCGCCACCGCCCCAGCTCGCCGCCGGGAGGCCCGCACCGTGACCGCACCCGAACGGGTCGACCAGGCCCTGCTGACCTGCGCCGTCGTCCTGGTCCTCATCGCCGGGGGACTGCTGCTGGCCCGGATCTGGCGTGGCCCCTCCATGCTGGACCGGGCGATCTCGCTGGACGTCTGCGCCGCCCTGATCATCGCCGGTCTCGCCGCCAAGTCGGCCTTCGCCCGGGACCCGTTCTACTTCCCGATCATGCTGGTGCTGGCGTTCCTCGGCTTCACCGGCTCGGTGGGCATCGCCCGTTTCATCGCCGTACGCGACCGGCCCCGCAGTCCGGCAGGCCCCCCTCCGCACTCCGACGACGCCCAGGAGGGCCCGCGGTGAACCTCTGGCTCCAGATCCTCGACACGGCGGGCGCCGTCCTTCTCCTGGTCGGCGCCGCGATCTGTCTGCTCGGGGTGATCGGCATGCTCCGGCTGCCCGACGTCCTCTCCCGCAGCCACGCCGCCACCAAGCCGCAGACCCTCGGCATGATCCTGGTGCTGGCCGGGGTCGCACTGCGGCTGCGGGGCGGCATGGAACTCGCCACCCTCGCCCTCATCGCCTTCTTCCAGATGCTCACCGGACCGGTGGCCTCACACCTGGTGGCCCGCTCCGCCTACCGCACCGGCCAGATCGACCACAGCGAGCTGCTCTTCGACGAGCTCGACGAGCAGCTCACCGATGGGAAGTGAGCGGGTTCTGCCACCCCGTCCCGGCCAAACCCCCCACGGCCCCGGGCCCGCGTGCCATGATGCGGGCAATGCCGGACGCTGGGGGGCGTATGGGAAGCACGGGCACCGTGCTGCGCGAATTGCGCGGCGCACAGAAGAGCGCCAAAGGCGTCTCGCTCTACTCGCGGTACGTGAACCGGCCCGCCGGCCGTGTGCTCGCGGCCGGGGCCTACCGGGCGGGACTGACGCCCAACCAAGTGACGCTGATCAGCGCGGTGTTCACGTACAGCGCACTGGCGTCGGTCGCGCTCGTCGAGCCGTCCTGGACGCTCGCCGTGCTGGTCTACGGCGCCCTCGCGGTCGGTTTCGCCTTCGACTCCGCCGACGGGCAGCTCGCCCGGCTCACCGGCCGGGGCGGGCCCGACGGGGAATGGCTGGACCATGTCGTGGACTGCGGGAAGCTGCTGCTCGTCCACGCCGCGGTCCTGATCTCCTTCTACCGCTTCGGTGAACTGCCCTCTGACAGCTGGCTGTTGCTGCCACTGGGCTTCCAGCTGGCCGCCGTGGTCACTTTCTGCGCGGGGCTGCTGCGCGAACACCTCGGAAAGGCGGCGGCGAGTGCCCGGGGCCCGTCCTGGGCCGCGGCGTCGGCGGCGGGCCCCGTCTCGCGGGTACGGGCCGTGGCCCTGCTGCCCGCCGACTACGGGGTGTTCTGCCTGGTGTTCCTGCTGCTCGGCGCACCCGGGGCCTTCCGCGCCGGGTACGCCGTGCTCGCGGTCGTGCACACGCTGTTCCTGGCGGCATTCCTCGCCAAGTGGTTCAGGGAGCTGAAAGCGCTCCGGGCCGGCTGACGAGGACGTCCAGCGCCCGGCGCAGCTGGGTGCTGGACGTGTGCACGGTGTACGGGAAGTAGACGACCTCCACGCCCACTTCGGCGAAGTCGCGCTCCAGCTTCATCCCCTTCTCCGTGCCCCGCCAGTCGTCGCCCTTGAAGATCACGTCGAACCGGACCTGCTGCCAGGTCTCGACCTTGTCCGGCACGGTCTCCACGAACGCGGCGTCCACGAAGCGCACGCTGCGGACGATCTCCAGTCGTTCGCGGAGCGGGATCACCGGCGTATGGCCCTTGGCGAGCGCGGCCATCTCGTCCGACACGACCCCCGCGACCAGGTAGTCGCACTGGCTGCGGGCATGCCGCAGGATGTTGAGGTGCCCGACGTGGAACAGGTCGTACACCCCGGGTGCGTAACCCACCCTGTGCTGCACCATCCGTATCTCTCCCCCCACGGTGAACGTGATCCGGTGATGTTCCAACGACCTTACTGTGAAGAACACTTGTGCAAGCCGTGAACGGATAAGCTCGACGGGGGCTGTTCCTCGCCGGGAACAGCGGCTGTCGTGGGGGGAAGGCGATCGTCCGATGTCCGATGCTGCGAGGCCCGGTCCGATCCGGGGCCGCCGACTTCTGCTGGTCTCGACCAACTACGCTCCGGAACTCACCGGCATAGGCCCGTACGCCACCCAACTGGCCGAGCACTGGGCCGCGTCCGGCGCCCGCGTCCGGGCGCTCACCGGCATGCCGCACTACCCCTCCTGGCGACTGGAGGAGAGCTACCGGCGCGTGTGGCGGACGGTGGAGATACGCGGCGGCGTCGGCGTACACCGACGCCGCCACTACGTGCCCCCCCGCCAGACAGCCCTGAAACGCGCCGCTTTCGAAGCCAGCATCCTCGCCACCGGACTGATCGCACCGCCGCCCGGCCGCCCCGACGTGGTGATCTCCCAGATGCCCAGCCTCGCCGGCGGGGTCATCGGGGCGCGCCTCGCCCGGCACCACCGCGTGCCCTATCTCCCCGTCGTCCAGGACCTGATGGGCGCCGCCGCCGCGCAGAGCGGCATCCGGGGCGGGGGCCGGGCCGCCGCCGTCGCCGCGGCCGCCGAGCGGTACGCGTTGCGCGGTGCGGCCCTCGTCGGCGTCATCCACGAGAGCTTCGTCCCCGGCGTACGGGCCCTCGGCGTCGACCCCGGCCGCATCCGCCTCGTCCCCAACTGGACGCACGTGCAGGGCCCCACCGCCGACCGGGCCGCGACCCGGGACCGGCTCGGCTGGCCCGACGGCGTACCGGTGATCCTGCACTCCGGCAACATGGGCCTCAAGCAGGGCCTGGAGGTCCTGGTGGAGGCCGCCCGCCTCGCCCCCGGCGTCCGCGTCGTCCTGATGGGCGACGGCAACCGGCGCGACGCCCTGCGCGCCCGCGCCGAAGGGCTCGCCAACGTGGAGTTCCTGACGCCCGCGGGGGGCGACGAGTTCACCGACGTGCTGGCCGCCGCCGACGTCCTCGCGGTCACCCAGCGCGCCTCGGTCCTCGACATGAGCGTCCCCTCCAAGCTCACCTCCTACTTCACCTCGGGCCGCCCCGTGATCGCCTCCGTCGCCGACGAGGGCGGCACCGCCGACGAGGTCCGCCGCTCCGGCGCCGGAGTCCTCGTCGCCCCCGAGGACCCGGCCGCCCTGCTGGAAGCCGTACAGAAGCTCGCCGCAGACCCGGCCGCCGCCGATGCCCTCGGGGCCGAGGGGCCGCGGTACGTCGCACGCCATCTGAGCCGGGAGGCGGGACTCGCCCGTTTCGACGACCTGCTCGCCGAGGTCCTGCGGGACGGACAGGACAGTGGCCGCCGATGACATCTGTGAACCGGGTCCTGGACGACCACGACGAGCCGGCGCTCCTGCGCGACCAGTTCCGCCAACTCCTGCGCTACCGAACCCTGCTGGCCGTCGGCGTGGTCGTCGGACTGCTCGGCGGCGGCTATCTCGCCCTCGGCGGCGAGAAGACGTACACCGCCACCGGGGAGGTCCAGGTCCGGTCGGCCATCGCCGACCCCTTCGCCGCCGGAGCCACCGCCGACAAGGGCATCAACATCGGCTCCGAGCGCCAGACCGCCGTCAGCGACACCGTCGGCACCCTGGCCGCTGGCACCCTCCTCAAGGAAGGCGACGACGTCACCGCCCGCAAGCTGCTCGCCGGACTCCAGGTCACCAACCCGCCCAACACCCTCACCCTCCGCTTCTCCTACACCGGCGCCACCCCCGAACAGTCCCGCGCCCGCGCCGAAGCCCTCGCCAACGCCTATCTCGCCCACCGCAAGGCGCGCACCGAGGAGAGCATCGAGAACATGGCGGGCGGCTACCGCGCCCAGCTGAAGCCGCTGGAGGAGAAGCGCGACCTCCTGGAGGAACAGGCCGGTGCGGGAGCGGCCGACGACGTCACCAGCGCCCGCGCCAACATCATCGTCTCCATCTCCGAGCTGAGCCGGAAGATCTCCGAGCTGAAGGCCCTGGACACCACCCCCGGCTACCTCAACAAGAGGCCGGTCGCCCCGGCGTCGCCCACCGGGGCGGGCCTGCCCCTGCTCCTCGGCCTCGGCGGTGTCGTCGGCCTGGCGCTCGGGCTGCTGCTGTCCTGGGTGCGGCTCGTCTTCGACCCCGCCGTACGCTCCGACCGCGAACTGGTCCGCTCGCTCAGCGCGCCGCTGCTGGGCACCCTGCCCCGGGAGCGCCCCGCCGGGACGGGGCTGCTCGCCATCGGCCGCGGCGGCTCCCGGCTCGCCGAGGAGTACCGCGCGGTCGCCTTCCGGCTCGCCTACGACCCGTCGTTCGCCGAGAGCCGCCGCCTGCTGGTCACCGCCCCGCGCGGGGACAACGCGGCAGCAGCAGCCGCTGCCGCCAACCTCGCCGCCGCCTTCGCCGAGATGGGCCGGGACGTCCTGCTCGTCGAGGCCGACCTGCGCACCCCGGCCCTCGCCCGGCAGTTGGGCTCCGCCGCCCACGAGACGCGTTCGCCGCGCTGGGCCGCCGAGGAGGGTGACGGCAGCTGGCCCACCGGCACCCGCTCGGGCGTGGACGTCCCCGGCTCCGGGGCCTTCACCCTGATCCCCGGTGCCGCCGTGGACAACGTCCCGCGCGCTCTCACCTCACCGCCCGTCGGCCGGATCGTCGGCGAGGCCGACAGCCCGGGCACCGTCGTCATCGTGCTGGCCCCGCCCGTCCTCGCCTACGCCGACGCGGTCGCCCTCGTCGACCGGGTCACCGGCGTCATGATCGTGTGCGACCCGCGCGAGGTGCACCGCAGCGACCTGGAGCGCATCCGCGAGATCATCAGCGCCTCCGGCGGCTCCGTCCTCGGCGCCCTGCTCCACCCGTCCCGGGGCCGGCTGCGCCGTGCCGAGCGCCGCCCGAAGTCCGCCCGCCGCCGCTCCGGAGGCTCGGGACCGACGGCCCCCACCGCCGAGCCGGACAGCCCCGGGGCCGGCCAAGACCCCACCGAGACCCTCGGCCTGCGCTCCCTGACCCTCCCCGCGTCCCGCCGGTGAGAGCCCGCACCGCCGTCCTCTGCTCGGTCGCGGACCAGGGCGTGGCGGCGCTCACCAACATCCTGGTGCTGGTGGCCGCCGCCCGGCTCTCCACCCTCGCCGACTTCGCCCGCTTCTCCGCGGCCTACCTGGTCTTCACGGTGCTGCTCGGCGTCTCGGGGGCGTACACCGGCCAGCCCCTCGTCCTCAAGCGAGGAGCGGGGGAGGAGACCCGGGGCGCCTGCCGGTCCGCAGTGACGTTCACGGTGCTCGCCGCCACCGTGCTCGGCGCGGCGCTGGCCGCCGTGTGCGCCCTCGTCCCCGGCGACACCGCCCGCGCCCTTCTGATGCTCGGCCTCGTCCTGCCCGTGGTGCTGGGACAGGACGCCGTACGGTACGCCTTCTCCACCCTCCAGCGGCCCCATCTCGCGCTGCTCTCCGACCTGTTGCGGCTGGGCTGGGTGCTCGGGGCCCTCTCCGTGCAGGACTACGGGACCTCCCCGGCCCGGCTGATCGCCGTCTGGGGCCTGTCCGCCCTGCCCGCGCTAGTGCTCTCCGCCACCCTCCTGCACCGCGCCACCGCCGGTTGCCCGCTGCGGCTGCGCCCGCTGCTGCGGCGCGGCCACCTCGGGCAGCGCTTCACCGTCGAGTTCGGCGTGGGCAACGCGACCGGCCAGCTGTCCGTCCTCGGCCTCGGCGCGGTCGGCAACCCCCTCCTGGTCGGCGCGCTGCGCGGGGCGACCACCCTCTTCGGGCCGCTCAACGTGCTGTTCACCTCGGCCACCTCCTTCGGCCCGCCGATCCTCGGCCGCATCGGCGACGAGCGCCGCCGGATCCGGGCCGCCGCCGCGCTCGCCGCCGTCCTCGCGGGCCTCGCCGGGCTCTGGGCCACCGTGCTCGCCCTGCTGCCCGACACCGCCGGCCGCCAGCTCCTCGGCGACACCTGGCCGGTGGCGGCCGACCTGCTTCCGGCGACCGGCAGCCAGTACGCGGCGATGGCCGTCGGCACCTGCGGGCTGCTCGCGTTGCGCATGCTCGACCCGCGCACCACGCTCGCCATCCAGGTGGCCTTCTCGCTCATCGCCGTGGCGTTCCTCGCAGGCGGTTACACCGTCGGGGGCGTCCCGGGCGCCGCCTGGGGGCTGTTCCTGGGCTCGCTCTGCAAGGCCGCCGCCACCTGGATCAGGGTGGCCGGGCTGCGCCGTCGTACCGCGGGGCCCGACCGGACCGTGGCGGTCGCCGAGGACGCGGTCGGCGGACGGGCCTGAAACGGAGGCCGGGCCTGGGGTCAGCGGCGGCGCCCTGCCCGCCGCTCCCTGTAGGTGCTGATCGCGACCAGGCACAGCGCGGCGATGGCCAGCTTCCCCGCCGCCTGGAGGAGCGGGCCGCGCAGCAGGATGAAGGTGTATCCGGCGATCAGCGGCGCGGCGATGGCCAGCACGCTCCCGGGGCCCGGCCCCGCCCGGGTGACGGCCAGGGCGTAGCGGCGGTCGGTGCGGGCCGACGCGTAGCCGATCAGCGCCATCCCGCCGATCGTGCCGGCCGCACCGAGATCGACCCAGAACTCGGTCCACAGCGGGGCCGAGAGGTTGGTCATCCGCAGCCCCATCCACTGGCCGACCCGGACGCCGGTGTCCTCCGGCTTCCCGCTCCACACCGCCCGCGGCACGAAGAACAGGCCGGAGCCCGCCAGTTGGCGGCCGTAGGTGTGGCCCCGGGTGTCGACCCAGGAGATGGTGTTGGCGAACATCACCATCTGGTCGTAGTCCTTGGTCACCAGCGGATCGAAGACCGAGGCCGACTGCACGGACCGCTGGCTCCCCTCCTCGTAGCGGAACCTGTCCGCGTACGGGAACAGCACCAGCGCCCCCACCACGCCCGCCGTCAGCACCGTCCGGTAGATCGCCGCACTGCTCGGGAACGCGGCGAACACGAACGCCACCACCACCGTCAGGAACCAGTAACGGGCGTTGGAGACCGGGTTGTTCACCAGCAGGTTCAGTGCCGCCAGCGCCACCCACACCAGCACGGTCGAGGGTCTGCGCCGGGCCCGGTAGGAGGTCGCCAGGCGGCGGGTGTAGAAGAGCAGCGCCAGCAGCGCCGGGACCTGGCCGAAGCCCTTGAGGAACGCCGAGCCCACATGGGACCCCTCCGTGACGACCCCGCTCGCCGCGACGGTCTCGTTGATCTCCTGCCGGCTGGCGAAGAAGACCGAGGGTCCGCCGAGCTTCAGCACGTAGAAGGCGCTCGCCGTGAACGCCAGCAGCACCAGCAGCCGCAGCCGCAGCGGATGAGCGACCGCCGGCCCGCCGCCCGAGCCCCGCGCGGGCGTCCGGCGGCGCAGCGGACGCCGGGAGGCCAGCAGCGCCCCCAGGTCGTAGGCGGCACACCCCACCAGAACCATCGCGATGGCCGTGACCAGGTCCTGACGCGGCCCCACCATCGGCGTCGGGGTCTGCCCGATCACCACCTGGGCGAACGGCGCCACGCCCATCGCGATGTACACGAACATCCAGAAGACGCCCTGGAGCAGCCGCCGCCGTGTGGAGAGGATCATCGTCGCAAGACGGGCCCCCGCGTAGCAGGTCAGCACCAGCTGGAGCCAGTACGCCGTGTCCCGGACCCCGCTGCCGGGCTGGGCGGCGATCACGGCGGGCAGGAAGCAGACCAGGCCGAGGATGAGCGGCACGGACAGCGCCCGCGACAGCATCGACCAGGCGATCGGTCGCTCCGGAGGGCCGCCGGGCCCCCGCGCGTCCACGACCGTGGGGGCGGCCTGCTCCCGCGCCGAGGTGTGCACCGACGTCATGCGCCCCCCCGGGATCAGTGAACCACTGAACACTCTAACGAATCAGCCCACTTGAGGGGGGCCGATGGCTACGCTGTGAATACTTGGCCATAGTCGAGGGGAACTCTGGTGAAAATCCTGCACGTTGTCACGCTCCACACCCCGGACCATGCCTTCGGCGGTCCGACACGCGTGGCGTTCAACCTCTCCAAGGTCCAGCGTGCGCACGGCGACGACGCACGCGTCATGGCCCTCGGCGACGGCTTCCCCCACGGTGAACTGCCCAGCCATGTGGAGGGAGTTCCGGTCCACCTCTTCCAGGCCCGGCACGTCCTCCCGATGTTCGAGGTCAGCGGCATCGCCTCCGCCGGGCTGCTGAACACCGCCCGCCGCATGATGCGCGGCGCCGACCTCGTCCACGTCCATCTGATGCGGGACCTGGTGACCCTGCCCGCGGCCCTCCTCGCGCTCGCGACCCGTACCCCCCTGGTCGTCCAGACCCACGGGATGATCGACCCGACCGAGAAGAAGGTCGCCCAGCTCACCGACCTCCTCGGGGTCCGCAAGGTGCTGCGCGAGGCGGACGCCGTGCTGCACCTCACCGAGATGGAGCGCGTCGACGTGAACGCCGTCGCCGCACCCGTCCCGCTCACCCGTACCGTCCGGCTGGTCAACGGCGTGCGTCCGCAGGAGCGCAAGCCCGCCCGCGAGCCCGGCCGTCCGCCCACCGTGCTGTATCTGGCCCGGATCCAGGAGCGCAAGCGGCCCGAGGACTTCGTCGCCGCGATGCCGCACGTCCTCGCCCGCCACCCGGACGCCCGCTTCGTGCTGGCCGGCCCCGACACCGGCGCGCTGGCCGGCACCCTCGCCCTCGCCCGGAAGCTCGGGGTGGCCGAATCCCTGGACCACGTGGGCCCGTTGGAGCACGACGAGGTGCTGGCCGCCGACCGTGAGGCCGATGTGTATGTGCTGCCCGCGATCGAGGAGCCGTTCCCGGTCTCGGTGCTGGAGGCGATGTCGGTCGGCACCCCGGTCGTCATCACCCGCACCTGCGGACAGGCCCCCGATGTGGCGCGGGCGGGTTCGGGCCGGGTCATCGACAGCCGGGTCGGCGAGGACGCGGCCAACGCCCGCAAGGTCGCCGACGCCGTCCTGGAGCTGCTGGAGCCGGAGGCCGCCGAGCAGGCGGGCAAGGCGGCCTGGGAGCTGGTGAACGAGCAGTTCACCATCGAGGCCGTCACCGCCACCCTCCGGCGGACCTACGAGGACGTGGTCCGCCGGAGGTGAGGATGAGCGGCTGACGTATCAACGGATAGGCTTCTCACGGGACTTGAGCGCGATCTGCCAGCGGTAGAAGCTCATCGCCAGCGCGAAGTCGAAACCCGCCCGGCCGTCCAGGAATCCCCGCTTGTAGAGATACATGTAGGCGAAGGAGACCACCGGCTTGAACGGCGCCTTGTGGAACAACTGCCCCTGACGCGACTTGACCTGGCGCACCTGCTCCTTCACCTGGGGGTGGTGCTCCAGCCAGGCCTCCCAGTCGGAGTAGCGGTTGTGCCGCTCGAACCAGGCGGTCACCGGGTCGAGGTCCTGGTGCTCGATGGGGTGGGTGAGCGTGCCCACGCTCGCCGCGACCGGTTGGTAGTGGCCCTCCACCTCCCCGATCCCCGGTGCGTCCAGGTCTCCGACCTCCGGGTAGTGGCAGCGGGTCCGGTCGGTCAACGACCGCTTGCGGATGGTGTATCCGTGCCGCAGCCGCTTCCCGGAGAACCAGTAGCCGAGCGGTATGTCGTACGCGGCGGGCTTCGGCGCGGCCGGGTTCCGGAAAGTCTCCCGCAGCTCGGCCAGCAGACCGGGGCTGAGCCGCTCGTCGCCGTCGAGCAGCAGGATCCAGTCCAGGTCCGTGCGGACGTTCTCCAGGCACCACTGCTTCTTCCGCGGGTGCCCCCCGTCCCAGGTGTACGTGACCACCTCGGCTCCGCACTCCTCGGCGATCTTCACCGTGTCGTCGGTGCTGTGGGAGTCCACCACGACGACCGCCTCGAAGTGGCCGAGCACCGATTTCACCGCCTCCGCGATGTTCAGCCCCTCGTTCTTCGTGGGGATCGCCACGGCTATCGGGAGTTTCGGCGTACCTGCGGTCATCCCGCGGCTCCTTCGGGCAGCCAGGCGTAGCAGCCTGTGGACGTGAACGTACGGGCGGAATCGGGGAGGGTGATCTTCCGGGACTTCCCGGTGTCGGAGGTGCCGGAGGCCAGCTCCTTACCGCCCGCCCCTTCGATCTGCCAGGCGCAGTCCGTGGTGGGGGATGCCGAGCGGTACACGCCCGGACGGAGCTTCTTCCCGGTGTGCTTGCCGTCCGGGTAGCCGTACGCCGCCTCGTCGACCAGGTCCTGGTGCTGGGTGCAGAGCCCGGCGACGGCGTCCTTCGCGTCGGGGACCTCGCCCGTCACGATCGCGCCGACCGCGGTGTCCCGGTCGGCCTTGACGAGGTAGCGGAGCTTGTCGCAGGTCTCCTGGCCGGTCTGGAGCACGGCCGCCGGGTCCATACCCTTCGGCACCCGGTCCTTCAGATACTCCTTCTGCTCCTTGGTGAACGTCCCCGTGGCCGGGGTGATCTCGTCGACGGGCGTCTTCGGGCCCTCGGCCGTGGCGGCCGGAGCGGACGCCGTGGGCTCCCCGGCGGGCGGTGTGGCGGGCTCGGTGGCCGTGGTGGCGGACGGGCCGGGGGCGGCGGGCCCGGAGGCCGCGGGGCGCTGGGCGCCCGCGGCCTCCGGGTCGGTCCCGTCCGCGGACGAGCCGCAGGCGGCCAGCGCCGCCGCCGTCAGGACGACGGCGGCGCAGGCCGGGAACGGGTTTCTCATCGCTCAGCCGTTCCTCAGGGCGTAGTGCGCGCTGATCGTGGATCCGCTCAGCGCGCTCGGGTAGATGGCGGTCTCGTCGATCTGCCCTTCGAAGAAGTTGCTGGTGGGACGGTTCGGCCAGCCGGACAGGTTGTCCCCGCCGACCCGCCAGTAGCCCGGCTGGCTCTCGTTGCCGGAGACCAGGATGTTCGACGCGCGCAGCTGCCCGTCGACGTACAGCGACATGCCCTGGCCCAGCGGACCCTGGGTGGCGACGACGTGGTGCCACTGGCCGTCGTTGTACGCCCCCGAGGTGGCGATCGTGCGGGTGCCGCCGCTCTGGACGCCGAACACGAGGCGCCCGTCGTTGCGCATGTAGACGTGCTTGTCGTGACGGGTGCTGTTCTGCTGGGTCATGTTGCCGAAACCGACGATCTTCCCGCCCCGCGTCGTGGTCGTCCTGATCCAGGTCTCGATGGTGAACCGGGCGGGCTGGGTGTGCAGCCGGTTGCTGTAGGCGTACTCGTCGGTGCCGCTGAACCCGATCGCCGTCGAGGGCCCGGCGACCGCCGCCGGGGTCTGCCGGTAGGCGGGGCCGTTGCGCATGAAGCCGTTGTTCAGATTGCCGCTGCTGTCGTGCGCGAAGGTGGAGGCGCCCTCGTCCCAGCGCCAGTAGAGGCTCGCCCCGTCGGACCTGACCCGCGCCGGGTACGCCTCCGTCGCGCTCGCCACCGTGGCGGACTGGGCCGGGGACTTGGCGCTGGTGTTGGTGCCGTCGCTCGCGGTGATCCGGTACGAGTGGGTCTCGCCCGCCGCGACGTCGGTGTCCGTCCAGGTCAGCTGCGGACGGTCCCAGAAGACCGAGTAGCCGGTCGTCGTGTGGATCGGGGTGTTCGAGCCGTCCTTGTAGATCCGGTAGGTCAGCTCACCGTCGTCGGTGTCGAAGCTGGTCTGCCAGTTCACCTCGATCCGCCCCGGGGTCAGCGTGGAGAGACTGACGTTGGGCACCCAGGGCGCGCCTGTGTCCGGGCCGTCCGCGAACCGGGTCAGACCCTGCTGCGGCTTGGTGTTGACGGTGGTGAACTCACCGC
This sequence is a window from Streptomyces parvus. Protein-coding genes within it:
- a CDS encoding Na+/H+ antiporter subunit E, with the protein product MKRVLGFSFRNADLPPLSFEFGTRRQRVLDLPLIAWLTVIWVLLWSTLTWANVLTGLVVSVAVCLAFPLPRVDLGLRLHPWGIICLAGYLFHDMYTSGVKVTRQTFFGLPHRAAVIGVPLRCRSDLMLAATAVAVSNVPGGSIIEVRRATATVFLHVLDADLPEELEAARRKVWRMEELTVRAFGTRDEIARVAEPPPPPQLAAGRPAP
- a CDS encoding monovalent cation/H+ antiporter complex subunit F encodes the protein MTAPERVDQALLTCAVVLVLIAGGLLLARIWRGPSMLDRAISLDVCAALIIAGLAAKSAFARDPFYFPIMLVLAFLGFTGSVGIARFIAVRDRPRSPAGPPPHSDDAQEGPR
- the mnhG gene encoding monovalent cation/H(+) antiporter subunit G, with the translated sequence MNLWLQILDTAGAVLLLVGAAICLLGVIGMLRLPDVLSRSHAATKPQTLGMILVLAGVALRLRGGMELATLALIAFFQMLTGPVASHLVARSAYRTGQIDHSELLFDELDEQLTDGK
- a CDS encoding CDP-alcohol phosphatidyltransferase family protein: MGSTGTVLRELRGAQKSAKGVSLYSRYVNRPAGRVLAAGAYRAGLTPNQVTLISAVFTYSALASVALVEPSWTLAVLVYGALAVGFAFDSADGQLARLTGRGGPDGEWLDHVVDCGKLLLVHAAVLISFYRFGELPSDSWLLLPLGFQLAAVVTFCAGLLREHLGKAAASARGPSWAAASAAGPVSRVRAVALLPADYGVFCLVFLLLGAPGAFRAGYAVLAVVHTLFLAAFLAKWFRELKALRAG
- a CDS encoding adenylyltransferase/cytidyltransferase family protein, giving the protein MVQHRVGYAPGVYDLFHVGHLNILRHARSQCDYLVAGVVSDEMAALAKGHTPVIPLRERLEIVRSVRFVDAAFVETVPDKVETWQQVRFDVIFKGDDWRGTEKGMKLERDFAEVGVEVVYFPYTVHTSSTQLRRALDVLVSRPGALSAP
- a CDS encoding glycosyltransferase; translated protein: MSDAARPGPIRGRRLLLVSTNYAPELTGIGPYATQLAEHWAASGARVRALTGMPHYPSWRLEESYRRVWRTVEIRGGVGVHRRRHYVPPRQTALKRAAFEASILATGLIAPPPGRPDVVISQMPSLAGGVIGARLARHHRVPYLPVVQDLMGAAAAQSGIRGGGRAAAVAAAAERYALRGAALVGVIHESFVPGVRALGVDPGRIRLVPNWTHVQGPTADRAATRDRLGWPDGVPVILHSGNMGLKQGLEVLVEAARLAPGVRVVLMGDGNRRDALRARAEGLANVEFLTPAGGDEFTDVLAAADVLAVTQRASVLDMSVPSKLTSYFTSGRPVIASVADEGGTADEVRRSGAGVLVAPEDPAALLEAVQKLAADPAAADALGAEGPRYVARHLSREAGLARFDDLLAEVLRDGQDSGRR
- a CDS encoding lipopolysaccharide biosynthesis protein yields the protein MTSVNRVLDDHDEPALLRDQFRQLLRYRTLLAVGVVVGLLGGGYLALGGEKTYTATGEVQVRSAIADPFAAGATADKGINIGSERQTAVSDTVGTLAAGTLLKEGDDVTARKLLAGLQVTNPPNTLTLRFSYTGATPEQSRARAEALANAYLAHRKARTEESIENMAGGYRAQLKPLEEKRDLLEEQAGAGAADDVTSARANIIVSISELSRKISELKALDTTPGYLNKRPVAPASPTGAGLPLLLGLGGVVGLALGLLLSWVRLVFDPAVRSDRELVRSLSAPLLGTLPRERPAGTGLLAIGRGGSRLAEEYRAVAFRLAYDPSFAESRRLLVTAPRGDNAAAAAAAANLAAAFAEMGRDVLLVEADLRTPALARQLGSAAHETRSPRWAAEEGDGSWPTGTRSGVDVPGSGAFTLIPGAAVDNVPRALTSPPVGRIVGEADSPGTVVIVLAPPVLAYADAVALVDRVTGVMIVCDPREVHRSDLERIREIISASGGSVLGALLHPSRGRLRRAERRPKSARRRSGGSGPTAPTAEPDSPGAGQDPTETLGLRSLTLPASRR
- a CDS encoding glycosyltransferase codes for the protein MKILHVVTLHTPDHAFGGPTRVAFNLSKVQRAHGDDARVMALGDGFPHGELPSHVEGVPVHLFQARHVLPMFEVSGIASAGLLNTARRMMRGADLVHVHLMRDLVTLPAALLALATRTPLVVQTHGMIDPTEKKVAQLTDLLGVRKVLREADAVLHLTEMERVDVNAVAAPVPLTRTVRLVNGVRPQERKPAREPGRPPTVLYLARIQERKRPEDFVAAMPHVLARHPDARFVLAGPDTGALAGTLALARKLGVAESLDHVGPLEHDEVLAADREADVYVLPAIEEPFPVSVLEAMSVGTPVVITRTCGQAPDVARAGSGRVIDSRVGEDAANARKVADAVLELLEPEAAEQAGKAAWELVNEQFTIEAVTATLRRTYEDVVRRR
- a CDS encoding glycosyltransferase family 2 protein encodes the protein MTAGTPKLPIAVAIPTKNEGLNIAEAVKSVLGHFEAVVVVDSHSTDDTVKIAEECGAEVVTYTWDGGHPRKKQWCLENVRTDLDWILLLDGDERLSPGLLAELRETFRNPAAPKPAAYDIPLGYWFSGKRLRHGYTIRKRSLTDRTRCHYPEVGDLDAPGIGEVEGHYQPVAASVGTLTHPIEHQDLDPVTAWFERHNRYSDWEAWLEHHPQVKEQVRQVKSRQGQLFHKAPFKPVVSFAYMYLYKRGFLDGRAGFDFALAMSFYRWQIALKSREKPIR